In one Streptomyces venezuelae genomic region, the following are encoded:
- a CDS encoding carbohydrate ABC transporter permease codes for MLVVAAAFILPLAWVVLSSLDPKADLRVRLPDSLTLDNYDQVLTPEITFTPLLNSLLLCGGGTLLTVVCAALAAYPLSRYRSRLNRPFMLTILFATSLPITAIMVPVYALFVQVDLIDTMQGTIFFFAASQLPFAIWLMKNFMDGVPKELEEAAWTDGASSFQSLLRIVLPLMGPGVAVVTVFSFVMMWGNFFVPFMLLLTPEQMPASVSINDFFGNKGTVVYGQLAAFSILYSTPVILLYVLVSRKLGGGFALGGAVKG; via the coding sequence CTGCTGGTCGTCGCGGCGGCGTTCATCCTCCCCCTCGCCTGGGTGGTCCTCTCCTCCCTCGACCCGAAGGCGGACCTGAGGGTACGGCTCCCCGACAGCCTCACCCTCGACAACTACGACCAGGTCCTCACCCCCGAGATCACCTTCACCCCCCTCCTCAACAGCCTCCTGCTCTGCGGCGGCGGCACGCTGCTCACGGTCGTCTGCGCGGCCCTCGCGGCCTACCCCCTCTCCCGCTACCGCTCCCGCCTGAACCGCCCCTTCATGCTGACGATCCTGTTCGCGACGAGCCTGCCGATCACAGCGATCATGGTTCCGGTGTACGCGCTGTTCGTGCAGGTCGACCTGATCGACACGATGCAGGGCACGATCTTCTTCTTCGCCGCGTCCCAACTCCCCTTCGCCATCTGGCTGATGAAGAACTTCATGGACGGCGTCCCGAAGGAGCTGGAGGAGGCGGCGTGGACGGACGGCGCGTCGTCCTTCCAGTCCCTGCTGCGGATCGTGCTGCCCCTGATGGGCCCCGGCGTGGCCGTGGTGACGGTCTTCTCGTTCGTCATGATGTGGGGCAACTTCTTCGTCCCCTTCATGCTGCTGCTCACGCCGGAGCAGATGCCGGCGTCGGTCAGCATCAACGACTTCTTCGGCAACAAGGGGACGGTGGTGTACGGCCAGCTGGCCGCGTTCTCGATCCTCTACTCGACGCCGGTGATCCTGCTGTACGTCCTCGTCTCGCGGAAGCTGGGGGGCGGGTTCGCGCTGGGCGGCGCGGTGAAGGGCTGA
- a CDS encoding cation:dicarboxylate symporter family transporter, which translates to MTTTADPQAQPAAKRDRTHYLYIAVIGAVLLGIAVGFIWPDFAKELKPVGTGFVDLIKMMISPIIFCTIVLGVGSVRKAAKVGKVGGLALGYFIAMSAVALAIGLIVGNILHPGSGMDITESEKGAGHKAADEADKGLVDFVLGIIPKTFVSAFTQGEVLQTLLVALLVGFALQAMGRSGEPVLRGIEHIQKLVFRVLGMIMWAAPVGAFGAMAAVIGETGLDALKALATIMIGFYVTCVLFIVVVLGTLVRLVTGVNLFKLLKYLGREFLLILSTSSSESALPRLIAKMEHLGVSRPVVGITVPTGYSFNLDGTMIYLTMASLFIADAMDQPLGIGEQISLLLFMMIASKGAAGVSGSGIAVLASGLQSHKPALVDGVGLIIGVDRFMSEARALTNFAGNAVATLLIGTWTKEVDKERVTAVLAGQLPFDERTLVDDGHGPSAVEDAERGRGTDTVPEARDDGKEPVKV; encoded by the coding sequence GTGACCACCACGGCCGACCCACAAGCGCAGCCCGCCGCCAAGCGGGACCGCACGCACTACCTCTACATCGCCGTCATCGGCGCCGTGCTGCTCGGCATCGCCGTCGGCTTCATCTGGCCGGACTTCGCCAAGGAGCTGAAGCCGGTCGGCACCGGATTCGTCGACCTGATCAAGATGATGATCTCGCCGATCATCTTCTGCACGATCGTTCTCGGCGTCGGTTCCGTCCGCAAGGCCGCGAAGGTCGGCAAGGTCGGCGGTCTCGCGCTCGGCTACTTCATCGCCATGTCCGCCGTCGCGCTCGCCATCGGCCTCATCGTCGGCAACATCCTGCACCCGGGCTCGGGCATGGACATCACCGAGTCCGAGAAGGGCGCGGGCCACAAGGCGGCCGACGAGGCGGACAAGGGCCTCGTCGACTTCGTGCTCGGCATCATCCCCAAGACCTTCGTCTCCGCCTTCACCCAGGGCGAGGTGCTCCAGACCCTGCTGGTGGCGCTGCTCGTGGGCTTCGCGCTGCAGGCCATGGGCCGCTCCGGCGAGCCCGTGCTGCGCGGCATCGAGCACATCCAGAAGCTGGTCTTCCGGGTCCTCGGCATGATCATGTGGGCCGCCCCGGTCGGCGCGTTCGGCGCGATGGCCGCCGTCATCGGCGAGACGGGCCTCGACGCGCTCAAGGCGCTCGCCACGATCATGATCGGGTTCTACGTCACCTGCGTCCTGTTCATCGTCGTCGTACTCGGCACGCTGGTGCGGCTCGTGACCGGCGTCAACCTGTTCAAGCTGCTCAAGTACCTGGGCCGCGAGTTCCTGCTCATCCTCTCCACCTCGTCCTCCGAGTCCGCGCTGCCGCGGCTCATCGCGAAGATGGAGCACCTGGGAGTCAGCCGCCCCGTCGTCGGCATCACGGTCCCGACCGGCTACTCCTTCAACCTCGACGGCACGATGATCTACCTGACCATGGCCTCGCTCTTCATCGCCGACGCCATGGACCAGCCGCTCGGCATCGGCGAGCAGATCTCCCTGCTGCTCTTCATGATGATCGCGTCCAAGGGCGCGGCGGGCGTCTCCGGCTCCGGCATCGCCGTCCTCGCGAGCGGCCTCCAGTCGCACAAGCCCGCACTGGTCGACGGAGTCGGCCTGATCATCGGCGTCGACCGCTTCATGAGCGAGGCCCGCGCCCTCACCAACTTCGCGGGCAACGCGGTCGCCACGCTCCTCATCGGCACCTGGACCAAGGAGGTCGACAAGGAGCGGGTCACGGCGGTGCTGGCCGGACAACTCCCCTTCGACGAGCGTACGTTGGTGGACGACGGCCACGGGCCGTCCGCCGTCGAGGACGCCGAGCGCGGGCGCGGCACGGACACCGTGCCGGAAGCGCGGGACGACGGCAAGGAGCCGGTGAAGGTGTAG
- a CDS encoding carbohydrate ABC transporter permease encodes MLRALPVSPAVILLALFLAGPIGYCAYIAFTDLQLTGQAESSFVGLDNFREAFGDERFLNAVWLTLVFTFLSSIVGQNTLGLALATLMQRASKPVRTLTGAIVVTAWVLPEVVAGFLLYAFFRREGTLNAVLDFLHLPSQNWLFTLPILAVSFANVWRGTAFSMLVYSAALNEIPKEITEAAEVDGAGGWRRMWHITLPMIRRSIGTNLMLNTLQTLSVFGLIWVMTRGGPGNDSQTLPLFMYEQAFQKSMIGYGTAVALLLLLVGSLFSVVYMRLLRTEV; translated from the coding sequence CTGCTCCGGGCCCTGCCCGTCTCCCCCGCCGTCATCCTGCTCGCGCTGTTCCTCGCGGGCCCGATCGGCTACTGCGCGTACATCGCCTTCACCGACCTCCAGCTCACCGGCCAGGCCGAGTCGAGCTTCGTGGGGCTCGACAACTTCCGCGAGGCGTTCGGCGACGAGCGGTTCCTCAACGCGGTCTGGCTCACCCTCGTCTTCACGTTCCTCTCCTCGATCGTCGGCCAGAACACGCTGGGCCTGGCCCTCGCCACCCTCATGCAGCGCGCGTCCAAGCCGGTCCGCACCCTCACAGGCGCGATCGTCGTCACGGCGTGGGTGCTGCCGGAGGTCGTCGCCGGCTTTCTCCTCTACGCGTTCTTCCGCCGCGAGGGCACCCTGAACGCCGTCCTCGACTTCCTCCATCTCCCCTCCCAGAACTGGCTGTTCACCCTGCCGATCCTCGCGGTGTCGTTCGCGAACGTCTGGCGGGGCACGGCGTTCTCGATGCTCGTGTACTCCGCCGCCCTCAACGAGATCCCCAAGGAGATCACCGAGGCCGCGGAGGTCGACGGTGCCGGTGGCTGGCGCCGCATGTGGCACATCACGCTGCCGATGATCCGCCGCTCGATCGGCACGAACCTCATGCTCAACACCCTGCAGACGCTCTCCGTCTTCGGTCTGATCTGGGTGATGACGCGCGGCGGCCCGGGAAACGACAGCCAGACCCTCCCGCTCTTCATGTACGAGCAGGCCTTCCAGAAGAGCATGATCGGCTACGGCACGGCCGTGGCCCTGCTGCTGCTCCTCGTCGGCTCGCTCTTCTCCGTCGTCTACATGCGTCTGCTCCGTACGGAGGTCTGA
- a CDS encoding extracellular solute-binding protein, translating into MPVRPTTTPLLLAASTLLAAGTLTACGGGSGDDPDTVKISFKQSTDNQIRVMDTYLEDIKKQFEKENPGKKVKLVPIKAPDSEYYTKLQQMLRSPKTAPDLVYEDTFLINSDITSGYLKPLDTYLAKWKDWDQFIGTAKTAAKAADGKTYGVPDGTDTRGLWFSKGIFKKAGLPADWQPKTWDDVLAAARTVKKKVPGVTPLNVYTGKPAGEAATMQGFQMLAYGTGKDPLYDPAAKKWVTGSKGFKDSLKFVETVYDEKLGPDVSDALDPNFATRVRGELLPEDKLAINLDGSWLPQDWGKGAGHEWPEWSKKLGLAAMPTQNGQAPGKVSMSGGWTWAIPAKADNPDLAFKFIETMQTKANAKKWYIANSGIAVRKDVAADPTYVKAQPGIKFFTDLVASTYYRPAYPEYPKVSTAIQEAMESVTTGDSSVEDAASGYDEEVDSATDGQVIEK; encoded by the coding sequence GTGCCCGTGCGCCCCACCACCACCCCACTGCTCCTCGCCGCCTCCACCCTGCTCGCCGCCGGCACCCTCACCGCGTGCGGCGGCGGCTCCGGCGACGACCCCGACACCGTGAAGATCTCCTTCAAGCAGTCCACGGACAACCAGATCAGGGTCATGGACACCTATCTGGAGGACATCAAGAAGCAGTTCGAGAAGGAGAACCCGGGCAAGAAGGTCAAGCTGGTGCCGATCAAGGCGCCGGACTCCGAGTACTACACGAAGCTGCAGCAGATGCTGCGCTCCCCCAAGACCGCCCCCGACCTGGTCTACGAGGACACGTTCCTCATCAACTCGGACATCACCAGCGGGTACTTGAAGCCCCTCGACACCTACCTGGCCAAGTGGAAGGACTGGGACCAGTTCATCGGCACGGCCAAGACGGCGGCGAAGGCGGCCGACGGCAAGACGTACGGCGTGCCGGACGGCACGGACACCCGCGGCCTCTGGTTCAGCAAGGGCATCTTCAAGAAGGCGGGCCTGCCTGCCGACTGGCAGCCCAAGACGTGGGACGACGTCCTGGCAGCGGCCCGCACGGTGAAGAAGAAGGTCCCCGGCGTCACGCCGCTCAACGTGTACACGGGCAAACCGGCCGGTGAGGCGGCCACCATGCAGGGCTTCCAGATGCTCGCGTACGGCACGGGCAAGGACCCCCTCTACGACCCGGCGGCGAAGAAGTGGGTCACGGGCAGCAAGGGCTTCAAGGACTCCCTGAAGTTCGTGGAGACCGTCTACGACGAGAAGCTCGGCCCGGACGTCTCGGACGCCCTCGACCCGAACTTCGCCACGCGTGTGCGGGGCGAGCTGCTGCCCGAGGACAAGCTGGCCATCAACCTCGACGGCTCGTGGCTGCCGCAGGACTGGGGCAAGGGCGCGGGCCACGAGTGGCCCGAGTGGTCGAAGAAGCTCGGCCTCGCCGCGATGCCGACGCAGAACGGGCAGGCGCCCGGCAAGGTGAGCATGTCCGGCGGCTGGACCTGGGCGATCCCCGCCAAGGCCGACAACCCCGACCTCGCCTTCAAGTTCATCGAGACGATGCAGACCAAGGCGAACGCCAAGAAGTGGTACATCGCCAACTCCGGCATCGCGGTCCGCAAGGACGTCGCGGCCGACCCCACGTACGTGAAGGCGCAGCCCGGCATCAAGTTCTTCACGGACCTGGTCGCCTCGACGTACTACCGGCCCGCGTACCCCGAGTACCCGAAGGTCTCCACGGCGATCCAGGAGGCGATGGAGTCGGTGACGACGGGCGACAGCTCGGTGGAGGACGCCGCGAGCGGGTACGACGAGGAGGTCGACTCGGCGACGGACGGCCAGGTCATCGAGAAGTAG
- a CDS encoding TetR/AcrR family transcriptional regulator — MEPMSRADANRRRILEVALAELLRDPDASMDQIARTAGVVRRTVYGHFPSREALVGALIDGAVEAVAAAHASGRARSDDPAESLAHSMVAVWEIADGYRLLVGLAQRSVAMEGIRQRLAPVRDECVNVLRLGLAQGAFTSSLPPAALAYVHEQQLFGLMEAVNDGLLDPKDAGRAAASTALMSAGVPSERAREIIAGLD, encoded by the coding sequence ATGGAGCCCATGAGCCGAGCCGACGCCAACCGCCGCCGCATCCTGGAGGTGGCACTCGCCGAACTGCTGCGCGATCCGGACGCCTCCATGGACCAGATCGCCCGCACGGCCGGCGTCGTGCGCAGGACGGTCTACGGCCACTTCCCCAGCCGGGAGGCCCTGGTCGGCGCCCTCATCGACGGCGCGGTCGAGGCGGTCGCGGCGGCCCACGCCTCCGGACGCGCCCGCTCGGACGACCCGGCCGAGTCGCTCGCCCACTCGATGGTCGCCGTCTGGGAAATCGCCGACGGCTACCGCCTGCTCGTCGGCCTCGCGCAGCGCAGCGTCGCGATGGAGGGCATCAGACAGCGCCTCGCCCCGGTCCGCGACGAGTGCGTCAACGTCCTGCGCCTCGGCCTCGCCCAGGGCGCCTTCACGTCGTCCCTGCCGCCCGCCGCTCTCGCATACGTCCACGAACAGCAGCTCTTCGGCCTGATGGAGGCAGTGAACGACGGCCTCCTCGACCCGAAGGACGCGGGCCGCGCCGCCGCGTCGACGGCACTCATGTCGGCGGGCGTTCCCTCGGAGCGGGCGCGGGAGATCATCGCGGGGCTGGACTGA
- a CDS encoding type II toxin-antitoxin system CcdA family antitoxin translates to MADTTRITVTLPTDQVAELRKLTDNVSGYVAEAVARQLRHQLLGADLRHHQEELGAFTEEELAEARGRIFGTADADGSASAA, encoded by the coding sequence ATGGCCGACACGACACGCATCACGGTGACACTGCCGACCGATCAGGTCGCCGAACTGCGGAAGCTCACCGACAACGTCTCCGGATACGTCGCCGAGGCAGTGGCACGTCAGCTGCGGCACCAGCTGCTCGGCGCCGACCTGCGGCATCACCAGGAAGAGCTCGGGGCGTTCACCGAGGAGGAGCTGGCCGAGGCCCGCGGCCGCATCTTCGGCACGGCGGACGCCGACGGCTCGGCGAGCGCGGCGTGA
- a CDS encoding DNA-binding protein, with the protein MIKHVETVVLDSEGLSAWIAQDRKILAMFQVFHAMGADFVVGANTIVEVGHARLDMPRLHWALSRVKVEPVTEGAAKASAELLKAAGLHGHKYAIDATVAELALRQPGPVAMLTSDVDDMTRLCGDRVRLIGIRAHE; encoded by the coding sequence GTGATCAAGCACGTCGAGACCGTTGTCCTGGACTCCGAGGGGCTCTCCGCCTGGATCGCTCAGGACCGCAAGATCCTCGCGATGTTCCAGGTCTTCCACGCCATGGGCGCCGATTTCGTCGTCGGCGCCAACACCATCGTGGAAGTCGGCCACGCGCGGTTGGACATGCCTCGACTCCACTGGGCGCTCTCTCGCGTCAAGGTCGAGCCGGTGACCGAGGGCGCCGCGAAAGCGTCCGCGGAACTGCTCAAGGCCGCAGGGCTGCACGGCCACAAGTACGCGATCGACGCGACCGTGGCCGAGCTGGCGCTGCGCCAGCCGGGTCCGGTGGCCATGCTGACGTCCGATGTCGACGACATGACCCGATTGTGCGGCGACCGCGTCCGGCTCATCGGCATCCGAGCGCACGAATAG
- a CDS encoding MFS transporter, with protein MNRPVEEMKQPYARRWWALLVLCLSLLIIVMANTALTVAAPDMTKDLGLSSSDLQWVIDGYTVPYAALMLLLGAIGDKYSRRGALVLGLVVFGAGSVAGSLVDSSGGVIAARAVMGFGAAMIMPATLSLLAATFPRAERAKAIVLWTATAGLAIAAGPLVAGALLEDHGWASTFLINVPIAAIAIVGALLLVPPSKAGHSNRIDYVGGLLSVIWTGALVYMIIQGPHFGWDAKAISAAVVAGVGLVAFVGWELRHPHPILNVRRFLDRRFSGSNLAVALFFLAVFGAFYYLTQHLQFVLGYNPLETGVRMLPLAGAVFVGSALTGYLTPRIGMKITVSAGMVAGTVALALLTRVDASSSYGDFVAPLIILGLAIGLALSPCTDAIMGAFPESELGVGGAVNDTSLELGGSLGIAILGSVLASSYSSKLSDAAAASGTKLPDGTLETAQDSVGAGYAVAQGIGDKAHEVAGQAAKATSPEQAAQLKGQAEQLAQGAHKMADSVGSAFSDSVAHTSLVGAVILGVGTVLVAALLPRKSASTADAAVAEGADADEGVREREPQR; from the coding sequence ATGAACCGACCGGTCGAGGAGATGAAGCAGCCGTACGCGCGCCGCTGGTGGGCGCTGCTCGTGCTCTGCCTGAGTCTCCTGATCATCGTGATGGCGAACACGGCACTGACCGTCGCCGCCCCCGACATGACCAAGGACCTCGGGCTCTCCAGCTCCGACCTGCAGTGGGTCATCGACGGCTACACCGTCCCGTACGCCGCGCTGATGCTGCTGCTCGGCGCGATCGGCGACAAGTACAGCCGCCGCGGCGCACTCGTGCTCGGCCTCGTCGTCTTCGGCGCCGGATCGGTCGCGGGCTCGCTCGTCGACAGCTCGGGCGGCGTCATCGCGGCCCGCGCGGTGATGGGCTTCGGCGCGGCGATGATCATGCCCGCCACCCTCTCGCTGCTCGCCGCGACCTTCCCGCGCGCGGAGCGGGCCAAGGCGATCGTGCTGTGGACCGCCACGGCCGGTCTCGCGATCGCGGCCGGGCCGCTCGTCGCGGGCGCGCTCCTCGAGGACCACGGCTGGGCGTCGACCTTCCTGATCAACGTGCCGATCGCCGCGATCGCCATCGTCGGCGCGCTGCTCCTCGTACCGCCGTCCAAGGCGGGCCACTCGAACCGCATCGACTACGTCGGCGGTCTGCTCTCGGTCATCTGGACCGGCGCGCTCGTCTACATGATCATCCAGGGTCCGCACTTCGGCTGGGACGCCAAGGCGATCTCGGCGGCCGTCGTCGCGGGCGTGGGCCTGGTGGCGTTCGTCGGCTGGGAGCTCCGCCACCCGCACCCCATCCTGAACGTCCGCCGCTTCCTCGACCGCCGCTTCTCCGGCTCGAACCTCGCGGTCGCGCTGTTCTTCCTCGCGGTCTTCGGCGCGTTCTACTACCTCACGCAGCACCTGCAGTTCGTCCTCGGCTACAACCCGCTGGAGACGGGCGTGCGCATGCTGCCGCTCGCGGGCGCGGTCTTCGTCGGCTCGGCGCTCACGGGCTATCTGACCCCGCGCATCGGCATGAAGATCACGGTGTCGGCGGGCATGGTCGCGGGCACGGTGGCGCTCGCGCTCCTGACGCGCGTCGACGCCTCGTCCTCGTACGGTGACTTCGTCGCCCCGCTGATCATCCTGGGCCTCGCCATCGGCCTCGCCCTCTCGCCCTGCACCGACGCCATCATGGGCGCGTTCCCCGAGTCCGAACTCGGCGTCGGCGGCGCGGTCAACGACACGTCCCTGGAGCTCGGCGGCTCGCTCGGCATCGCCATCCTCGGCTCGGTCCTCGCCAGTTCGTACTCCTCGAAGCTGAGCGACGCGGCGGCCGCCTCCGGCACGAAGCTGCCCGACGGCACGCTGGAGACCGCGCAGGACTCCGTCGGCGCGGGCTACGCGGTCGCCCAGGGCATCGGCGACAAGGCGCACGAAGTCGCCGGGCAGGCCGCGAAGGCGACCTCGCCGGAGCAGGCCGCCCAGCTGAAGGGCCAGGCCGAGCAGCTCGCGCAGGGCGCTCACAAGATGGCGGACTCGGTCGGCTCCGCGTTCTCGGATTCCGTGGCGCACACGAGCCTCGTGGGTGCGGTGATCCTCGGTGTCGGCACGGTCCTCGTGGCGGCGCTGCTGCCGAGGAAGTCCGCCTCGACCGCGGATGCGGCCGTAGCGGAGGGCGCCGACGCGGACGAGGGCGTACGGGAGCGGGAGCCCCAGCGGTAA
- a CDS encoding sensor histidine kinase, translated as MSRTRPTRPRRLPRSLAGQLFAMQIVLVTAVVAGCALFTYLSDKHQAEEGARRQATAAARAVADSPSVREAVRGSDPSKELQPYATRVQHDTGVDFVTIMDPSGIRWTHPDERRIGERFLGHRADALLGRTFAETYTGTLGPSVRVVTPIWDGPAAGEGRIVGLVSAGITIEEITAKARGQLLALIGVAAAALVLGGIGTYVINARLRRSTHGMNAGELSRMHDYHEAALHAVREGLLMLDGQRRIALINDGGRELLGVAGGPVIGRNVSELGLPAPLTGALLAAEPRVDELHLTADRVVVVNTSPVSGGERRGTVVTLRDHTELQALTGELDSERGFTRALRSQAHEAANRLHTVVSLIELGRADEAVDFATAELELAQALTDQVVAAVSEPVLAALLLGKAAQANEQGVELVVSDDSSIDDGMLPASLPARDLVTVLGNLIDNAVDAAQGSHAARVTVTARADATGLLLRVSDTGPGVDPAQRDAVFERGWSTKAATGRGLGLALVHQTVTRNGGTLTVRESAEGGAEFEVTLTPDPTEVHPAAAEGRAAAAVRPVPGDRDPDGGDR; from the coding sequence ATGTCCCGCACCCGCCCCACCCGCCCGCGCAGGCTCCCCCGCAGCCTTGCGGGCCAGCTCTTCGCGATGCAGATCGTGCTGGTCACGGCGGTGGTCGCCGGATGCGCGCTCTTCACGTACCTGAGCGACAAGCACCAGGCCGAGGAAGGCGCCCGCCGCCAGGCGACCGCGGCGGCGCGGGCGGTCGCGGACTCCCCCTCCGTACGGGAGGCGGTCCGCGGCAGCGATCCGTCGAAGGAACTGCAGCCGTACGCGACACGGGTGCAGCACGACACGGGCGTCGACTTCGTGACGATCATGGACCCGAGCGGCATCCGCTGGACGCACCCCGACGAGCGCCGCATCGGCGAGCGTTTCCTCGGCCACCGGGCGGACGCGCTCCTCGGCCGGACCTTCGCGGAGACGTACACCGGCACGCTGGGCCCCTCCGTACGCGTCGTCACCCCCATCTGGGACGGTCCGGCCGCCGGGGAAGGGCGCATCGTCGGCCTGGTCAGCGCCGGCATCACCATCGAGGAGATCACCGCGAAGGCCCGCGGCCAGCTCCTCGCGCTGATCGGGGTGGCGGCCGCGGCGCTCGTGCTCGGCGGGATCGGCACGTACGTCATCAACGCGCGCCTGCGCCGCAGTACGCACGGCATGAACGCCGGCGAGCTGAGCCGCATGCACGACTACCACGAGGCCGCGCTGCACGCCGTGCGCGAGGGGCTGCTGATGCTGGACGGGCAGCGGCGCATCGCCCTCATCAACGACGGCGGCCGCGAGCTCCTCGGAGTGGCGGGCGGGCCGGTGATCGGCCGGAACGTCTCCGAGCTCGGGCTCCCCGCCCCGCTCACGGGCGCGCTGCTCGCGGCCGAGCCGCGGGTCGACGAGCTGCATCTGACCGCCGACCGCGTGGTGGTCGTCAACACCTCCCCCGTGTCGGGCGGCGAGCGCCGCGGCACGGTGGTGACCCTGCGCGACCACACCGAGCTGCAGGCGCTCACCGGGGAGCTGGACTCCGAGCGCGGCTTCACGCGGGCGCTGCGCTCGCAGGCCCACGAGGCGGCGAACCGGCTCCACACGGTGGTGTCCCTCATCGAGCTGGGCCGCGCGGACGAGGCCGTCGACTTCGCCACGGCCGAGCTGGAGCTGGCGCAGGCGCTGACCGACCAGGTGGTGGCCGCGGTCAGCGAACCCGTCCTCGCCGCCCTCCTCCTCGGCAAGGCGGCGCAGGCCAACGAGCAGGGGGTGGAGCTCGTCGTCTCCGACGACAGCAGCATCGACGACGGCATGCTCCCGGCGTCCCTGCCCGCCCGTGACCTGGTGACGGTCCTCGGCAACCTCATCGACAACGCGGTCGACGCGGCGCAGGGGTCGCACGCCGCGCGGGTCACGGTGACGGCGCGGGCCGACGCGACGGGGCTCCTGCTGCGCGTCTCGGACACGGGGCCCGGCGTCGACCCCGCACAGCGGGACGCGGTCTTCGAACGCGGCTGGTCGACGAAGGCGGCGACGGGCCGCGGCCTCGGCCTGGCCCTGGTCCATCAGACGGTCACCCGCAACGGCGGCACGCTGACGGTACGAGAATCCGCGGAGGGCGGCGCGGAGTTCGAGGTGACCCTGACGCCGGACCCGACCGAGGTCCACCCCGCTGCCGCGGAGGGCCGGGCCGCTGCCGCTGTCCGCCCGGTCCCGGGTGACAGAGACCCTGACGGAGGCGACCGGTGA
- a CDS encoding response regulator — translation MIRVLVVEDDPVAADAHVLYVNRVPGFEAIDRPAHSAAEARRTLDRTPVDLILLDLHLPDGHGLQLARSLRAAGHPTDVIAVTSARDLAVVREGVSLGVVQYVLKPFTFATLRDRLTRYAEFRTAAAEGEATGQDEVDRALATLRAPGPAALPKGLSGPTLERVIRTLRDAPDGLTATAAAQTAGLSRITARRYLEHLVDTARAARSPQYGHVGRPELVYRWLTPND, via the coding sequence GTGATCCGCGTACTCGTGGTCGAGGACGATCCCGTCGCGGCCGACGCCCACGTCCTCTACGTCAACAGGGTGCCCGGCTTCGAGGCCATCGACCGCCCCGCCCACTCCGCCGCCGAGGCCCGCCGCACCCTCGACCGCACCCCGGTCGACCTGATCCTCCTGGACCTGCACCTGCCCGACGGCCACGGCCTCCAGCTGGCCCGCTCCCTGCGTGCCGCCGGTCACCCCACGGACGTCATCGCGGTGACGTCGGCCCGGGATCTCGCGGTCGTCCGGGAGGGCGTCTCCCTCGGCGTCGTCCAGTACGTCCTGAAGCCGTTCACCTTCGCGACGCTCCGCGACCGCCTCACCCGGTACGCGGAGTTCCGCACCGCCGCCGCGGAGGGCGAGGCCACCGGCCAGGACGAGGTGGACCGCGCGCTCGCCACCCTGCGCGCGCCGGGCCCCGCCGCCCTGCCGAAGGGACTCAGCGGCCCCACCCTCGAACGCGTCATCCGCACCTTGCGCGACGCCCCCGACGGCCTCACCGCCACCGCCGCCGCCCAGACCGCGGGCCTCTCCCGCATCACCGCCCGCCGCTACCTGGAACACCTCGTCGACACGGCCCGCGCGGCCCGCAGCCCCCAGTACGGCCACGTCGGCCGCCCCGAACTGGTCTACCGCTGGCTTACGCCGAACGACTGA